In Lepidochelys kempii isolate rLepKem1 chromosome 8, rLepKem1.hap2, whole genome shotgun sequence, a single genomic region encodes these proteins:
- the LOC140916275 gene encoding protein zyg-11 homolog B-like isoform X2, translated as MVRFLHVQNRQRAPPPICSDCPAVQAEASPYSLLDISLKALTADLEKFCTERQDGTLCLKESERLPQEVADRLLQTMAFHDIVSGLGSNKWIQQNLQCLVLDSLRLSLTNPYERCFNRLSGLRTLSITNVRFHNEDLVEIASLPRLESLDISNTSVTDITPLLACKDRLKSLSMHYLKCLTMTTPQVLDVIRELKYLNHLDISDDQQFTSDIPVSLLEQKDILPHLVSLDISGSKYITDEAVEAFVKQRPAMQFVGLLATDAGYSDFLSGEGNLKVSGGANEIQISEALKRYSERSYFVKEAFFRLFTQTCFMRITKPEILKLVIIGMRNHPLDLAVQLTASACSLNLTRQGLSAGMPVRLLSDVIHLLLKAVENFPEQQQLQKNCLLLLSSVRILQDVPFNRFEAAKLVMQWLCNHENQNMQRMAVNISSILALKLSSEQTAQLSAELYVVVGELLEIVEQKTNLNEVDTTFTFTLSALWNLTDESPTTCRHFIDNQGLELFMRVLECFPSDSSIQHKVLGLLNNVAEVRELQSKLMWKDFIDCLSELLCSAEIEVSFFSAGIIANLLSRGEQAWSLSQTQRKSLIEQLHSTILKWPAPKCKMIALVAYRSLSPFYPLLDCFTISGVQLWAVWAMQHVCCKTPARYCSMLIEEGGLQHLYDIKENNQTDPDVLRINSEILDTVETHMMYYGRPKGLKKPQTKSNG; from the exons GCTGAGGCATCTCCATACTCTTTACTTGACATCTCTTTGAAAGCGCTGACTGCTGACCTAGAGAAGTTTTGTACTGAGAGGCAAGATGGAACACTGTGCTTGAAAGAATCTGAAAGACTTCCCCAAGAAGTAGCTGATCGATTGCTGCAGACTATGGCATTTCATG ATATTGTAAGCGGACTTGGTAGCAATAAGTGGATCCAGCAAAATCTTCAGTGCCTTGTACTGGACTCCTTAAGACTTTCCTTAACAAATCCATATGAAAGGTGCTTCAATCGATTGTCTGGTCTTCGTACTTTGAGCATTACCAATGTTCGCTTCCACAATGAGGATTTAGTGGAGATTGCTTCACTTCCAAGGCTGGAAAGTTTGGATATATCCAACACTTCTGTCACTGACATAACTCCACTTCTTGCCTGTAAGGATCGACTTAAGTCTCTCTCTATGCATTATTTGAAGTGTTTAACAATGACTACGCCCCAAGTCTTGGATGTCATAAGAGAACTAAAGTATTTGAACCACCTTGATATTTCGGACGATCAGCAGTTTACATCTGACATACCAGTCTCTTTACTAGAGCAGAAAGACATCCTACCTCACCTAGTGTCTTTGGACATTTCTGGCAGTAAATACATTACTGATGAAGCTGTAGAAGCATTTGTCAAACAGCGACCTGCAATGCAGTTTGTGGGACTACTTGCTACTGATGCTGGCTACTCTGATTTCCTTTCGGGAGAAGGAAACTTGAAg GTATCGGGAGGAGCAAATGAGATTCAGATTTCTGAAGCTTTGAAGCGTTACAGTGAACGGTCATACTTTGTGAAGGAGGCTTTCTTTCGTCTCTTCACCCAGACGTGTTTTATGAGAATAACTAAGCCTGAAATCTTAAAG CTTGTGATTATTGGAATGAGAAATCACCCCTTGGACTTGGCAGTGCAGTTAACTGCTAGTGCGTGTTCTCTTAACTTAACTAGACAGGGTCTGTCTGCTGGCATGCCTGTTCGTCTGCTGTCCGATGTGATCCATTTACTACTCAAAGCTGTGGAAAACTTTCCTGAACAACAACAG CTGCAGAAGAATTGCCTCCTTCTGCTATCTAGTGTCAGGATCCTTCAAGATGTTCCATTTAACAG GTTTGAAGCTGCCAAACTTGTTATGCAGTGGCTGTGTAACCATGAAAATCAAAATATGCAGAGGATGGCGGTGAATATAAGCTCTATTCTAGCTTTGAAG CTTTCATCTGAGCAAACAGCCCAACTTAGTGCAGAGCTCTACGTCGTTGTGGGG GAACTTCTTGAAATAGTTGAACAGAAAACAAATTTGAATGAAGTAGATACTACTTTCACGTTTACCCTTAGTGCGCTTTGGAATCTCACTGATGAATCCCCTACCACGTGTAGGCACTTCATTGACAACCAAGGGTTAGAACTCTTCATGAGAGTTTTAGAG TGTTTTCCATCTGATTCATCTATACAACATAAAGTTCTTGGCCTTCTG AACAATGTAGCAGAAGTGAGAGAGCTTCAGTCTAAACTAATGTGGAAGGACTTCATAGACTGTCTTAGTGAATTATTGTGTAGTGCTGAGATAGAAGTCAGTTTCTTTTCAGCTGGGATTATTGCTAATTTACTATCTAGAGGAGAGCAGGCCTGGTCACTGAGTCAAACCCAAAGAAAATCTCTGATTGAACAACTG CATTCAACCATTTtgaagtggccagcaccaaaaTGTAAGATGATAGCATTGGTTGCCTACAG ATCCCTTAGTCCTTTCTATCCATTACTTGACTGCTTCACAATATCGGGGGTTCAGCTGTGGGCAGTGTGGGCCATGCAGCATGTCTGCTGTAAAACTC CTGCCAGGTACTGTAGCATGTTAATTGAAGAAGGTGGCTTGCAGCACTTGTATGACATCAAAGAAAACAATCAGACTGATCCAGATGTCCTGCGAATCAACAGTGAGATACTAGACACTGTAGAGACACACATGATGTACTATGGGAGACCTAAAGGTTTAAAGAAGCCACAAACCAAATCAAATGGATAG
- the LOC140916275 gene encoding protein zyg-11 homolog B-like isoform X3 — protein MAFHELLNDGTVGIFRGNQMRLKQACIRKAKISALSFRKAFCHHKLIELDATGMNADISIADIVSGLGSNKWIQQNLQCLVLDSLRLSLTNPYERCFNRLSGLRTLSITNVRFHNEDLVEIASLPRLESLDISNTSVTDITPLLACKDRLKSLSMHYLKCLTMTTPQVLDVIRELKYLNHLDISDDQQFTSDIPVSLLEQKDILPHLVSLDISGSKYITDEAVEAFVKQRPAMQFVGLLATDAGYSDFLSGEGNLKVSGGANEIQISEALKRYSERSYFVKEAFFRLFTQTCFMRITKPEILKLVIIGMRNHPLDLAVQLTASACSLNLTRQGLSAGMPVRLLSDVIHLLLKAVENFPEQQQLQKNCLLLLSSVRILQDVPFNRFEAAKLVMQWLCNHENQNMQRMAVNISSILALKLSSEQTAQLSAELYVVVGELLEIVEQKTNLNEVDTTFTFTLSALWNLTDESPTTCRHFIDNQGLELFMRVLECFPSDSSIQHKVLGLLNNVAEVRELQSKLMWKDFIDCLSELLCSAEIEVSFFSAGIIANLLSRGEQAWSLSQTQRKSLIEQLHSTILKWPAPKCKMIALVAYRSLSPFYPLLDCFTISGVQLWAVWAMQHVCCKTPARYCSMLIEEGGLQHLYDIKENNQTDPDVLRINSEILDTVETHMMYYGRPKGLKKPQTKSNG, from the exons ATGGCATTTCATG AGCTGCTGAATGATGGAACTGTGGGCATTTTCCGAGGTAACCAAATGCGCTTGAAACAAGCTTGCATCCGGAAAGCAAAAATATCTGCACTATCTTTCAGAAAAGCATTCTGCCATCATAAGCTAATAGAACTTGATGCTACAGGGATGAATGCAGACATTTCTATTGCAGATATTGTAAGCGGACTTGGTAGCAATAAGTGGATCCAGCAAAATCTTCAGTGCCTTGTACTGGACTCCTTAAGACTTTCCTTAACAAATCCATATGAAAGGTGCTTCAATCGATTGTCTGGTCTTCGTACTTTGAGCATTACCAATGTTCGCTTCCACAATGAGGATTTAGTGGAGATTGCTTCACTTCCAAGGCTGGAAAGTTTGGATATATCCAACACTTCTGTCACTGACATAACTCCACTTCTTGCCTGTAAGGATCGACTTAAGTCTCTCTCTATGCATTATTTGAAGTGTTTAACAATGACTACGCCCCAAGTCTTGGATGTCATAAGAGAACTAAAGTATTTGAACCACCTTGATATTTCGGACGATCAGCAGTTTACATCTGACATACCAGTCTCTTTACTAGAGCAGAAAGACATCCTACCTCACCTAGTGTCTTTGGACATTTCTGGCAGTAAATACATTACTGATGAAGCTGTAGAAGCATTTGTCAAACAGCGACCTGCAATGCAGTTTGTGGGACTACTTGCTACTGATGCTGGCTACTCTGATTTCCTTTCGGGAGAAGGAAACTTGAAg GTATCGGGAGGAGCAAATGAGATTCAGATTTCTGAAGCTTTGAAGCGTTACAGTGAACGGTCATACTTTGTGAAGGAGGCTTTCTTTCGTCTCTTCACCCAGACGTGTTTTATGAGAATAACTAAGCCTGAAATCTTAAAG CTTGTGATTATTGGAATGAGAAATCACCCCTTGGACTTGGCAGTGCAGTTAACTGCTAGTGCGTGTTCTCTTAACTTAACTAGACAGGGTCTGTCTGCTGGCATGCCTGTTCGTCTGCTGTCCGATGTGATCCATTTACTACTCAAAGCTGTGGAAAACTTTCCTGAACAACAACAG CTGCAGAAGAATTGCCTCCTTCTGCTATCTAGTGTCAGGATCCTTCAAGATGTTCCATTTAACAG GTTTGAAGCTGCCAAACTTGTTATGCAGTGGCTGTGTAACCATGAAAATCAAAATATGCAGAGGATGGCGGTGAATATAAGCTCTATTCTAGCTTTGAAG CTTTCATCTGAGCAAACAGCCCAACTTAGTGCAGAGCTCTACGTCGTTGTGGGG GAACTTCTTGAAATAGTTGAACAGAAAACAAATTTGAATGAAGTAGATACTACTTTCACGTTTACCCTTAGTGCGCTTTGGAATCTCACTGATGAATCCCCTACCACGTGTAGGCACTTCATTGACAACCAAGGGTTAGAACTCTTCATGAGAGTTTTAGAG TGTTTTCCATCTGATTCATCTATACAACATAAAGTTCTTGGCCTTCTG AACAATGTAGCAGAAGTGAGAGAGCTTCAGTCTAAACTAATGTGGAAGGACTTCATAGACTGTCTTAGTGAATTATTGTGTAGTGCTGAGATAGAAGTCAGTTTCTTTTCAGCTGGGATTATTGCTAATTTACTATCTAGAGGAGAGCAGGCCTGGTCACTGAGTCAAACCCAAAGAAAATCTCTGATTGAACAACTG CATTCAACCATTTtgaagtggccagcaccaaaaTGTAAGATGATAGCATTGGTTGCCTACAG ATCCCTTAGTCCTTTCTATCCATTACTTGACTGCTTCACAATATCGGGGGTTCAGCTGTGGGCAGTGTGGGCCATGCAGCATGTCTGCTGTAAAACTC CTGCCAGGTACTGTAGCATGTTAATTGAAGAAGGTGGCTTGCAGCACTTGTATGACATCAAAGAAAACAATCAGACTGATCCAGATGTCCTGCGAATCAACAGTGAGATACTAGACACTGTAGAGACACACATGATGTACTATGGGAGACCTAAAGGTTTAAAGAAGCCACAAACCAAATCAAATGGATAG
- the LOC140916275 gene encoding protein zyg-11 homolog B-like isoform X1, translated as MVRFLHVQNRQRAPPPICSDCPAVQAEASPYSLLDISLKALTADLEKFCTERQDGTLCLKESERLPQEVADRLLQTMAFHELLNDGTVGIFRGNQMRLKQACIRKAKISALSFRKAFCHHKLIELDATGMNADISIADIVSGLGSNKWIQQNLQCLVLDSLRLSLTNPYERCFNRLSGLRTLSITNVRFHNEDLVEIASLPRLESLDISNTSVTDITPLLACKDRLKSLSMHYLKCLTMTTPQVLDVIRELKYLNHLDISDDQQFTSDIPVSLLEQKDILPHLVSLDISGSKYITDEAVEAFVKQRPAMQFVGLLATDAGYSDFLSGEGNLKVSGGANEIQISEALKRYSERSYFVKEAFFRLFTQTCFMRITKPEILKLVIIGMRNHPLDLAVQLTASACSLNLTRQGLSAGMPVRLLSDVIHLLLKAVENFPEQQQLQKNCLLLLSSVRILQDVPFNRFEAAKLVMQWLCNHENQNMQRMAVNISSILALKLSSEQTAQLSAELYVVVGELLEIVEQKTNLNEVDTTFTFTLSALWNLTDESPTTCRHFIDNQGLELFMRVLECFPSDSSIQHKVLGLLNNVAEVRELQSKLMWKDFIDCLSELLCSAEIEVSFFSAGIIANLLSRGEQAWSLSQTQRKSLIEQLHSTILKWPAPKCKMIALVAYRSLSPFYPLLDCFTISGVQLWAVWAMQHVCCKTPARYCSMLIEEGGLQHLYDIKENNQTDPDVLRINSEILDTVETHMMYYGRPKGLKKPQTKSNG; from the exons GCTGAGGCATCTCCATACTCTTTACTTGACATCTCTTTGAAAGCGCTGACTGCTGACCTAGAGAAGTTTTGTACTGAGAGGCAAGATGGAACACTGTGCTTGAAAGAATCTGAAAGACTTCCCCAAGAAGTAGCTGATCGATTGCTGCAGACTATGGCATTTCATG AGCTGCTGAATGATGGAACTGTGGGCATTTTCCGAGGTAACCAAATGCGCTTGAAACAAGCTTGCATCCGGAAAGCAAAAATATCTGCACTATCTTTCAGAAAAGCATTCTGCCATCATAAGCTAATAGAACTTGATGCTACAGGGATGAATGCAGACATTTCTATTGCAGATATTGTAAGCGGACTTGGTAGCAATAAGTGGATCCAGCAAAATCTTCAGTGCCTTGTACTGGACTCCTTAAGACTTTCCTTAACAAATCCATATGAAAGGTGCTTCAATCGATTGTCTGGTCTTCGTACTTTGAGCATTACCAATGTTCGCTTCCACAATGAGGATTTAGTGGAGATTGCTTCACTTCCAAGGCTGGAAAGTTTGGATATATCCAACACTTCTGTCACTGACATAACTCCACTTCTTGCCTGTAAGGATCGACTTAAGTCTCTCTCTATGCATTATTTGAAGTGTTTAACAATGACTACGCCCCAAGTCTTGGATGTCATAAGAGAACTAAAGTATTTGAACCACCTTGATATTTCGGACGATCAGCAGTTTACATCTGACATACCAGTCTCTTTACTAGAGCAGAAAGACATCCTACCTCACCTAGTGTCTTTGGACATTTCTGGCAGTAAATACATTACTGATGAAGCTGTAGAAGCATTTGTCAAACAGCGACCTGCAATGCAGTTTGTGGGACTACTTGCTACTGATGCTGGCTACTCTGATTTCCTTTCGGGAGAAGGAAACTTGAAg GTATCGGGAGGAGCAAATGAGATTCAGATTTCTGAAGCTTTGAAGCGTTACAGTGAACGGTCATACTTTGTGAAGGAGGCTTTCTTTCGTCTCTTCACCCAGACGTGTTTTATGAGAATAACTAAGCCTGAAATCTTAAAG CTTGTGATTATTGGAATGAGAAATCACCCCTTGGACTTGGCAGTGCAGTTAACTGCTAGTGCGTGTTCTCTTAACTTAACTAGACAGGGTCTGTCTGCTGGCATGCCTGTTCGTCTGCTGTCCGATGTGATCCATTTACTACTCAAAGCTGTGGAAAACTTTCCTGAACAACAACAG CTGCAGAAGAATTGCCTCCTTCTGCTATCTAGTGTCAGGATCCTTCAAGATGTTCCATTTAACAG GTTTGAAGCTGCCAAACTTGTTATGCAGTGGCTGTGTAACCATGAAAATCAAAATATGCAGAGGATGGCGGTGAATATAAGCTCTATTCTAGCTTTGAAG CTTTCATCTGAGCAAACAGCCCAACTTAGTGCAGAGCTCTACGTCGTTGTGGGG GAACTTCTTGAAATAGTTGAACAGAAAACAAATTTGAATGAAGTAGATACTACTTTCACGTTTACCCTTAGTGCGCTTTGGAATCTCACTGATGAATCCCCTACCACGTGTAGGCACTTCATTGACAACCAAGGGTTAGAACTCTTCATGAGAGTTTTAGAG TGTTTTCCATCTGATTCATCTATACAACATAAAGTTCTTGGCCTTCTG AACAATGTAGCAGAAGTGAGAGAGCTTCAGTCTAAACTAATGTGGAAGGACTTCATAGACTGTCTTAGTGAATTATTGTGTAGTGCTGAGATAGAAGTCAGTTTCTTTTCAGCTGGGATTATTGCTAATTTACTATCTAGAGGAGAGCAGGCCTGGTCACTGAGTCAAACCCAAAGAAAATCTCTGATTGAACAACTG CATTCAACCATTTtgaagtggccagcaccaaaaTGTAAGATGATAGCATTGGTTGCCTACAG ATCCCTTAGTCCTTTCTATCCATTACTTGACTGCTTCACAATATCGGGGGTTCAGCTGTGGGCAGTGTGGGCCATGCAGCATGTCTGCTGTAAAACTC CTGCCAGGTACTGTAGCATGTTAATTGAAGAAGGTGGCTTGCAGCACTTGTATGACATCAAAGAAAACAATCAGACTGATCCAGATGTCCTGCGAATCAACAGTGAGATACTAGACACTGTAGAGACACACATGATGTACTATGGGAGACCTAAAGGTTTAAAGAAGCCACAAACCAAATCAAATGGATAG